One Candidatus Zixiibacteriota bacterium genomic window carries:
- a CDS encoding efflux RND transporter permease subunit yields MTRHDTAGRGGEGLAGRLARMFVDSKLTPLFIIASILLGLFAVSLLPREEEPQIKVPMIDVMVGVPGFSAEEVEKRVAAPMEKLIWEIPGVEYLYSISNPEQALVIVRFRVGEDVEKSLVKLNQKLQSNFDRIPPGVSFPLLKPRSIDDVAILALTFHSPTEDHYFLRRVVAEIEEQIKQVPNVSETHMIGGLRRQYRVQLDPDALAARNLDPLSVIPALQAANRQMRAGGIVRNNREVIVETGGFLRDVEDINRVVIGVFNGAPVYVRDVATVVDGPEELTQVVVYGSAEASGRRHDDEAAVTLSVAKRAGTNAIEVANAVLEKVEHIRPRLVPSDVQMTITRHYGETAEEKSNELLLHMLIAIVSVSILILISLGWRESIIVALAIPSTLALTLLVFFLTGFTLNRITLFALIFSIGILVDDAIVVVENITRHLHLPRNQRRPWKTIAIEAVSEVGNPTVLATWAVIAAVLPMATVGGLMGPYMRPIPVGATAAMLFSLFVAFIVTPWAAVRVLAWKRGAGHTAGHHPEGKEDRATRLYRRWMGRLVASPARSTVFFAVVGLLLVGSIGLVGLGWVKVKMLPFDNKNEFQVIINMPEGSSLERTVEAAREIAQAVSREPEVTNYQIYAGTSSPFNFNGLVRHYFLRRGEHVADIQVNLLPKGERSAQSHDIATRVRPRVQEIARRFAARVAVAEVPPGPPVLQTLVAEIYGPTDSSRTMLAHAVKAIFDSTPGVVDVDTYIEDDQRKLTFEIDHEKAALHGISADQIARTLRVAVSGMQVDIAHRRHEREDIALVLELPRARKTSAADVLNLRVQSPRTGVLVPLAELVTVREAIVDKTIYRKNLMPVTYVIGDVAGAIESPVYAIGEMNRKIAALNARDFGGTLPALKVYNASMPFTDLEPSLKWDGEWHITLEVFRDLGIAFAAVLVLIYVLLVGWFRSMVTPIILMVVIPLSLIGILPAHGAMDAFFTATSMIGFMAGAGIVIRNSIILIDFAELRLREGSTLAEAVIDAGAVRFRPILLTAGAVVVGAGIILFDPIFQGLAIALIAGEVASLVISPVAVPLLYYLVNRTKAAAGGGSESQTAPTEGAPETL; encoded by the coding sequence ATGACGCGTCACGATACCGCCGGCCGCGGCGGCGAGGGACTGGCGGGCCGCCTGGCCCGGATGTTTGTCGACTCGAAGCTCACGCCGCTGTTTATCATAGCCTCCATTCTGCTGGGCCTCTTCGCCGTCTCGCTCCTGCCGCGCGAGGAGGAACCGCAGATCAAGGTGCCGATGATCGACGTCATGGTCGGCGTGCCCGGTTTCAGCGCGGAGGAAGTCGAGAAGCGGGTGGCGGCTCCGATGGAGAAGCTGATCTGGGAGATTCCCGGCGTCGAATACCTCTACTCCATCTCCAACCCGGAGCAGGCGCTGGTGATAGTGCGGTTCAGGGTCGGGGAGGATGTCGAGAAATCGCTGGTCAAGCTGAACCAGAAGCTGCAGTCGAATTTCGACCGCATCCCGCCGGGCGTGTCGTTCCCGCTGCTCAAGCCGCGGTCGATTGACGACGTGGCGATCCTGGCCCTCACCTTCCACAGCCCCACCGAGGACCACTACTTCCTCCGCCGCGTGGTGGCGGAGATCGAAGAGCAGATCAAGCAGGTGCCGAACGTGTCGGAGACGCACATGATCGGCGGCCTGCGGCGGCAGTACCGGGTGCAGCTTGACCCGGACGCCCTGGCGGCCCGCAACCTCGATCCGCTCAGCGTCATCCCGGCGCTCCAGGCGGCCAACCGGCAGATGCGGGCGGGCGGCATCGTCCGCAACAACCGCGAGGTCATCGTCGAGACCGGCGGGTTCCTGCGCGACGTCGAGGACATCAACCGGGTCGTCATCGGCGTCTTCAACGGCGCGCCCGTGTACGTGCGCGACGTGGCGACGGTGGTCGACGGTCCGGAGGAACTCACCCAGGTTGTGGTGTACGGATCCGCGGAGGCGTCGGGGCGGCGGCACGACGATGAGGCCGCCGTCACCCTCTCGGTGGCCAAGCGGGCCGGCACGAACGCGATCGAGGTGGCCAACGCGGTGCTCGAGAAGGTGGAGCACATCCGCCCGCGGCTTGTGCCCTCGGATGTGCAGATGACGATCACGCGCCACTACGGCGAGACGGCCGAGGAGAAGTCCAACGAACTCTTGCTGCACATGCTGATTGCGATCGTGTCGGTGTCGATTCTGATCCTCATCAGCCTGGGCTGGCGCGAGTCGATCATTGTCGCCCTGGCGATTCCGTCCACCCTCGCGCTCACCCTCCTGGTGTTCTTCCTCACCGGCTTCACACTCAACCGCATCACCCTGTTCGCTCTCATCTTCTCGATCGGCATTCTGGTCGACGATGCGATCGTGGTGGTCGAGAACATCACCCGGCACCTGCACCTTCCCAGGAACCAGCGGCGGCCGTGGAAGACCATCGCCATCGAGGCGGTCTCGGAGGTGGGCAATCCCACGGTCCTGGCCACCTGGGCGGTGATTGCGGCGGTTCTGCCGATGGCCACGGTGGGCGGGCTGATGGGGCCGTACATGCGGCCGATCCCGGTGGGGGCGACGGCGGCGATGCTGTTTTCGCTCTTTGTCGCGTTCATCGTCACGCCCTGGGCGGCGGTGCGCGTGCTCGCCTGGAAGCGGGGGGCCGGCCACACCGCCGGCCATCACCCCGAGGGGAAGGAGGACCGCGCGACGCGGCTCTACCGTCGGTGGATGGGGCGCCTGGTGGCCTCGCCCGCGCGCAGCACCGTCTTCTTCGCCGTCGTGGGACTGCTGCTGGTCGGTTCGATCGGCCTGGTCGGCCTCGGATGGGTCAAGGTCAAGATGCTGCCGTTTGACAACAAGAATGAATTCCAGGTCATCATCAACATGCCCGAGGGATCGTCGCTGGAGCGCACCGTGGAGGCGGCGCGCGAGATTGCCCAGGCGGTGAGCCGGGAGCCGGAGGTCACCAATTACCAGATTTACGCCGGGACGTCGTCCCCCTTCAACTTCAACGGCCTAGTGCGGCACTATTTCCTGCGGCGGGGGGAGCACGTCGCCGACATCCAGGTGAATCTGCTGCCCAAGGGGGAGCGCTCGGCGCAGAGCCACGACATCGCCACCCGCGTGCGTCCCCGGGTGCAGGAAATCGCCCGGCGCTTCGCGGCCCGGGTGGCGGTGGCCGAGGTGCCGCCCGGCCCGCCCGTGCTGCAGACGCTGGTCGCGGAGATCTACGGGCCGACCGACTCCAGCCGCACCATGCTCGCCCACGCAGTCAAGGCCATCTTTGATTCGACGCCGGGCGTGGTGGACGTGGACACGTACATCGAGGACGATCAGCGGAAGCTGACGTTTGAGATCGACCACGAGAAGGCGGCGCTCCACGGCATCAGCGCCGACCAGATCGCCCGGACGCTCCGGGTGGCGGTGTCGGGGATGCAGGTGGATATCGCGCATCGCCGGCACGAGCGCGAGGACATCGCCCTGGTGCTCGAGCTGCCGCGGGCGCGGAAAACCAGCGCCGCCGACGTTCTTAATCTCCGCGTGCAGTCGCCCCGGACCGGGGTGCTGGTGCCGCTCGCCGAGCTCGTGACGGTGCGGGAGGCGATCGTCGACAAGACGATCTACCGCAAGAACCTGATGCCGGTGACCTACGTCATCGGCGACGTCGCCGGCGCGATCGAGTCCCCCGTCTACGCGATCGGGGAGATGAACCGGAAGATCGCCGCCCTCAACGCCCGCGATTTCGGGGGGACGCTCCCGGCGCTGAAGGTGTACAACGCGTCGATGCCGTTCACCGACCTCGAGCCCTCGCTGAAGTGGGACGGCGAGTGGCACATCACGCTCGAGGTGTTCCGCGACCTGGGCATCGCGTTCGCCGCGGTCCTCGTGCTCATCTATGTCCTGCTGGTGGGATGGTTCCGGTCGATGGTCACGCCGATCATTCTGATGGTGGTGATCCCGCTCTCGCTCATCGGCATTCTGCCGGCCCACGGGGCGATGGATGCATTTTTCACGGCGACCTCGATGATCGGTTTCATGGCGGGGGCCGGGATTGTGATCCGCAATTCAATTATCCTGATCGACTTCGCCGAGCTTCGCCTGCGTGAGGGCAGCACCCTGGCCGAGGCGGTGATCGACGCCGGCGCGGTGCGATTCCGCCCCATTCTGCTCACGGCGGGCGCGGTGGTCGTGGGCGCCGGCATCATCCTCTTCGACCCGATCTTCCAGGGCCTGGCCATCGCGCTCATCGCCGGCGAGGTCGCCTCGCTCGTCATCAGCCCGGTCGCCGTGCCGCTCCTGTACTACCTGGTCAACCGCACGAAGGCGGCGGCGGGCGGAGGATCGGAATCCCAGACGGCGCCGACCGAGGGGGCGCCGGAGACGCTGTGA
- a CDS encoding helix-turn-helix transcriptional regulator produces the protein MAAKRTKYFFQASNQQVDLVARAFRALGDPTRLKMLKALESGEQSVQDLVAQFTCSQPNISRHLSILTAAGLVAKNKQGPYVLYRVADPRIFELCDLVCGHVYSLLARYSGKASSA, from the coding sequence ATGGCAGCCAAGCGAACCAAGTACTTTTTCCAGGCGAGCAACCAGCAGGTGGATCTGGTCGCCCGCGCCTTCCGGGCGCTGGGCGACCCGACGCGGCTGAAAATGCTCAAGGCGCTCGAATCGGGCGAGCAGTCGGTGCAGGATCTGGTGGCCCAGTTTACTTGCTCCCAGCCCAACATTTCGCGGCACCTCTCAATCCTCACCGCGGCCGGGCTGGTGGCCAAAAACAAGCAGGGTCCGTACGTCCTGTACCGGGTGGCGGATCCGCGCATTTTCGAACTGTGCGACCTGGTGTGCGGGCACGTCTACAGCCTGCTGGCGCGGTACAGCGGCAAGGCGTCCTCGGCGTAG